Proteins found in one Gopherus flavomarginatus isolate rGopFla2 chromosome 18, rGopFla2.mat.asm, whole genome shotgun sequence genomic segment:
- the LOC127036917 gene encoding LOW QUALITY PROTEIN: lysoplasmalogenase-like (The sequence of the model RefSeq protein was modified relative to this genomic sequence to represent the inferred CDS: deleted 1 base in 1 codon), whose amino-acid sequence MQPYTQPQPLPAAVSRAGLAHRFALRYSQVGAWSWRQQPGCVAEPLPCRTDVLETDTRYRRNIAADAKSRRHKLLPFLASCGLYFALWLPEPSWVSAGVKGLPLLSLVWFLTAQAWGDGAWTPAVRQVCWGLIFPSVGDFRLVWPQLFIPGVVAFALAHVCYIWALGLRPARPWLLLLLALAWAGAYVTLWPCLGGPYVPAVGGYGALLAAMAWRALARPPPHLAVATGSLLFVASDLVLAWDHFCAPVPQAWLIIMGAYYAAQGLIAAWAPRASPHWKET is encoded by the exons atgcagcCTTATACGCAG CCTCAGCCCTTGCCAGCggctgtgagcagggccggcCTCGCTCACCGCTTCGCTTTGCGTTAT TCCCAGGTGGGTGCCTGGAGTTGGAGACAGCAGCCAGGGTGCGTCGCGGAGCCCCTGCCCTGCAGAACGGATGTTCTCGAGACGGACACCCGCTACCGACGGAACATTGCGGCTGAT GCCAAGAGCCGCCGCCACAAGCTGCTGCCGTTCCTGGCCTCCTGCGGCCTGTACTTCGCCCTGTGGCTGCCTGAGCCCAGCTGGGTCAGCGCCGGTGTCAAGGGCCTCCCGCTCCTGAGCCTGGTCTGGTTCCTGACGGCCCAGGCCTGGGGTGACGGCGCCTGGACCCCGGCCGTCCGCCAGGTCTGCTGGGGGCTGATATTCCCCAGCGTGGGAGACTTCCGCCTCGTCTGGCCCCAACTATTTATCCCAG gggtGGTGGCCTTCGCTCTGGCTCACGTCTGCTACATCTGGGCCCTGGGCCTTCGTCCCGCCCGCccctggctcctgctgctgctggcgctggCCTGGGCCGGGGCCTACGTGACGCTGTGGCCCTGCCTGGGGGGCCCCTACGTGCCGGCTGTGGGGGGCTACGGGGCGCTGCTGGCGGCCATGGCCTGGCGGGCTCTGGCCCGGCCT CCCCCCCACCTGGCCGTGGCCACCGGCTCCCTGCTCTTCGTGGCCTCCGACCTGGTCCTGGCCTGGGACCACTTCTGCGCCCCGGTGCCCCAGGCCTGGCTCATCATCATGGGGGCCTACTACGCGGCCCAGGGGCTGATCGCAGCCTGGGCCCCCCGCGCCAGCCCCCACTGGAAGGAGACCTGA